One segment of Hypomesus transpacificus isolate Combined female unplaced genomic scaffold, fHypTra1 scaffold_142, whole genome shotgun sequence DNA contains the following:
- the LOC124488544 gene encoding uncharacterized protein K02A2.6-like encodes MSGSDSESDVTPRIIMAAALVGSTAPFDSETQTWEEYCEVLHHFFEANEITDASRQKAIFLSSVGSRTYSLVRNLVSPAKPGDKTFADLVKILKEHFNPKPSEIVQRFKFNSRQRKLEETVMEYIAVLRKLALDCSYGDKLSEMLRDRLVCGIGDDRIQRRLLSEPDLTFEKALKLAQAIETASRDVKDLQLLESTPSHMRAPLAVHKMSTKKFPTKQQHQYNACYRCGGEQHRAGECRFIKETCHKCGKIGHIQKACRSGGSVSASQASGGGVPTGKYGIAQGTHYVSQGEGDIDDDEVMFTLYKLDDLDVPAEEPFIQTLTVNGDKQKFEMDSGCGVTVVNHSVYKTLWGKEVPELRSCRVRLKTYTGHKVNVVGAAVVKVQHKQLVENLPLVVVAGSGPSLVDRYWIRRLGLQWRPEPKIHHVQTETPEKAQWRPEPQILQVKAETLEEVLGEFGEVFKDELGRFRGPPAKIYVDKEAAPRFFKARPVPYAMKGRVEAELDRLLTEKIIEPVKYAEWAAPVVPVLKPDDTARLCGDYKLTVNQISKLEQYPIPRIEDLFAILSGGKKFTKLDLSHAYHQIPLDEEAKKYVTINTHKGLFTYKVLPFGVSSCPAIFQRTMEGLLQGIPRVAIFLDDILLTGKDDKEHLQTLTMVLKRLQEAGLRLKRTKCVFMSEEVIFLGHRVDATGLHPMHEKVEAIKEAPSPSNVTELKAYLGLLNYYNKFLPNLSTVLAPVHKLLQKDTKWQWGDAQQAAFNTSKDLMQSAQVLVHYDPEKDIVLSCDASPYGVGAVLSHHMPDGTERPIGFTSRTLNTAERNYSQLDKEGLSVMFGIQRFHKYIYGRRFTIVTDHKPLLSLFNEMKAVPQMASSRIQRWAVTLRAYEYTIVYKEEKHHSNADALSRLPLPDTPKVETSEERVLMLESSDITLVTADQVKAWTDKDPVLSRVREMVHNGWSAKDRGEEFAPYEVRKLELCIQNGCVMWGSRVVVPKPGQGSVMRQLHQCHPGVSRMKALARSYVWWPKLDKEVEDTVKACTTCQEHRNVPAPAPLHPWDWPDKPWSRIHVDYAGPFMGKMFFVLIDAHSKWMDVYPVNSATSATTIECLRTSFSNHGLPELLVSDNGTCFISTEFNVFLSKNGIRHVTSAPYHASSNGLAERGVQTFKRMMKKCPEGPLTAKVARVLFSYRVTPHTTTGLSPAELLLGRKLRCTLDSIHPDLNNRVQKKQERQMKDHDKKEKERWFKTGDSVLTQNFSFGPRWIPGIIESVTGPVSYKVMLGDGRIVRRHVDQIHAHHQRPGSGNEKQQTVSTQPNTNDEEWLDTEEVALRGDQLEEPAASAVVGSSDQSAVANQPPVRRLAKRETKLPSYLKDFKLN; translated from the coding sequence ATGAGCGGTTCCGACTCCGAGTCAGACGTTACCCCGAGAATAATCATGGCGGCGGCCTTGGTAGGGAGCACCGCTCCGTTCGACAGTGAGACACAGACGTGGGAAGAATATTGTGAGGTTCTTCACCATTTTTTTGAAGCTAACGAAATCACAGATGCAAGTCGGCAGAAAGCTATATTTCTCAGTTCGGTGGGAAGTCGAACGTACAGCCTCGTGAGGAACCTTGTCAGTCCCGCCAAACCGGGAGACAAGACGTTTGCCGACCTGGTCAAGATTTTAAAGGAACATTTCAACCCCAAACCCAGCGAGATTGTGCAGCGGTTCAAGTTTAATTCCAGACAGAGGAAGCTTGAGGAAACAGTAATGGAATACATCGCCGTGTTAAGGAAGTTAGCACTGGACTGCAGCTATGGAGACAAGTTGTCGGAGATGCTACGCGACAGACTGGTTTGTGGGATTGGAGATGACCGCATTCAGCGCCGACTGTTGTCAGAACCGGATTTGACGTTTGAGAAAGCACTGAAGCTGGCACAAGCCATTGAGACAGCCAGCAGGGATGTTAAGGATTTACAGTTGCTGGAGTCTACACCCTCACACATGAGGGCACCTCTAGCAGTGCACAAAATGTCTACAAAGAAGTTCCCCACTAAGCAGCAGCACCAGTATAACGCTTGTTACAGATGTGGAGGTGAGCAGCACAGGGCTGGGGAATGTAGGTTTATTAAGGAAACCTGTCATAAGTGTGGTAAAATTGGCCACATTCAAAAAGCGTGTAGGTCGGGAGGCTCAGTTAGCGCTTCACAGGCTAGTGGGGGTGGAGTACCAACAGGGAAGTATGGGATAGCCCAGGGAACACATTATGTCAGCCAGGGGGAGGGCGACATAGACGACGATGAAGTCATGTTCACACTGTACAAACTAGATGACCTAGACGTACCAGCAGAGGAGCCGTTTATACAGACATTGACTGTTAATGGGGATAAACAGAAATTTGAAATGGACTCTGGGTGTGGGGTAACAGTAGTGAACCACTCTGTGTACAAAACCTTATGGGGGAAGGAGGTGCCAGAGCTACGCTCATGTAGAGTGAGGCTAAAAACATACACAGGACATAAGGTAAATGTTGTGGGGGCAGCAGTGGTTAAAGTACAGCATAAACAGCTAGTAGAGAACTTACCATTGGTAGTGGTGGCAGGTTCAGGCCCCAGTCTAGTAGACAGGTACTGGATTAGGAGGCTAGGGTTACAGTGGAGACCAGAACCCAAGATCCACCATGTTCAGACAGAGACCCCAGAGAAGGCACAGTGGAGACCAGAGCCACAGATACTCCAGGTTAAAGCGGAGACCTTGGAGGAGGTACTGGGGGAATTTGGGGAGGTTTTCAAAGACGAACTAGGGAGATTCAGAGGCCCCCCAGCAAAAATATACGTGGACAAGGAAGCAGCCCCCAGGTTTTTTAAAGCCAGACCCGTCCCATACGCCATGAAAGGGAGAGTTGAGGCTGAACTCGACCGTCTCCTTACAGAGAAGATAATTGAACCAGTAAAATATGCTGAGTGGGCAGCGCCGGTGGTCCCTGTGTTGAAACCAGATGACACAGCAAGACTATGCGGAGACTACAAACTGACAGTGAACCAGATCTCAAAATTGGAGCAGTATCCAATTCCCAGAATTGAGGACTTGTTTGCCATCCTTTCAGGTGGAAAGAAATTCACAAAGTTAGATCTGAGTCACGCCTACCACCAGATTCCATTGGATGAGGAAGCAAAAAAGTATGTAactataaatacacacaaaggCTTGTTCACATACAAAGTGTTACCTTTTGGAGTTTCATCATGTCCGGCTATTTTCCAACGTACCATGGAGGGACTACTGCAGGGCATCCCTCGTGTGGCAATCTTCCTGGATGACATCCTGCTGACGGGAAAAGACGACAAAGAGCACCTGCAGACTCTGACCATGGTGCTGAAACGGCTACAGGAGGCTGGTCTAAGGCTTAAGAGGACCAAGTGTGTGTTCATGAGTGAGGAAGTGATATTTTTGGGTCACAGAGTGGATGCAACAGGACTGCACCCAATGCATGAGAAGGTGGAAGCAATCAAAGAGGCACCCTCACCTTCAAATGTGACAGAGTTAAAGGCATATCTGGGACTATTGAACTATTACAACAAGTTCCTACCAAATCTGTCTACCGTCCTTGCTCCGGTGCACAAACTGTTACAAAAAGACACAAAGTGGCAGTGGGGAGATGCACAACAAGCAGCCTTTAACACATCAAAAGACCTCATGCAGTCAGCTCAGGTGCTTGTGCATTACGATCCAGAAAAGGACATTGTGCTGTCATGTGACGCGTCACCATACGGGGTAGGTGCCGTTCTGTCACACCACATGCCAGATGGAACTGAAAGACCCATTGGTTTTACCTCACGTACACTAAACACGGCAGAGAGGAACTACTCACAACTGGATAAGGAAGGTCTGTCAGTGATGTTTGGAATACAACGCTTCCACAAGTACATTTATGGACGGAGATTCACTATAGTGACAGATCACAAGCCGCTGTTGTCACTTTTCAATGAGATGAAAGCAGTGCCACAAATGGCCTCGTCCAGGATCCAAAGGTGGGCTGTAACACTGAGGGCCTACGAATACACAATAGTTTATAAGGAAGAGAAACATCACAGCAATGCTGACGCTCTCAGCCGCCTTCCTTTGCCAGATACACCTAAAGTGGAGACGTCGGAAGAGAGGGTTCTCATGCTGGAGAGCTCTGACATCACGCTGGTGACAGCTGATCAAGTGAAAGCATGGACAGACAAAGATCCAGTACTGTCGAGGGTGCGAGAAATGGTTCACAACGGCTGGTCAGCAAAAGATAGAGGGGAGGAGTTTGCCCCTTATGAGGTGAGGAAACTTGAACTTTGTATTCAAAATGGTTGTGTGATGTGGGGGTCGAGAGTGGTTGTGCCAAAACCAGGCCAAGGAAGCGTCATGAGACAACTTCATCAATGCCACCCGGGAGTGTCCAGGATGAAAGCATTGGCTAGGAGTTACGTATGGTGGCCGAAGCTGGACAAAGAGGTGGAGGATACGGTAAAGGCCTGTACAACATGTCAGGAACATCGCAACGTCCCGGCACCAGCTCCGTTACACCCCTGGGATTGGCCTGACAAGCCCTGGAGTCGTATTCACGTGGATTATGCCGGACCGTTCATGGGGAAAATGTTTTTTGTGCTCATAGATGCACATTCAAAATGGATGGACGTGTATCCAGTGAACTCTGCCACTTCAGCCACCACAATTGAGTGCCTGCGAACCAGTTTCAGTAACCATGGACTGCCTGAGTTGTTGGTGTCTGATAATGGCACTTGTTTCATCAGCACAGAGTTCAACGTGTTTTTAAGTAAAAATGGAATCCGTCATGTGACCTCTGCACCCTACCATGCCTCCAGTAACGGGttagcagagagaggggtacaaACATTTAAGAGAATGATGAAAAAATGTCCAGAAGGCCCGCTGACAGCTAAAGTAGCCAGAGTGTTATTCAGCTACAGAGTGACACCTCACACTACAACAGGCCTTTCTCCAGCAGAGTTGCTTCTCGGGAGGAAACTACGTTGCACTTTGGATTCCATACACCCAGACCTAAACAATAGAGTGCAGAAGAAACAGGAAAGACAAATGAAAGATCATgacaaaaaggaaaaagaacGCTGGTTTAAAACAGGTGATTCAGTGCTGACCCAGAACTTCAGTTTTGGACCCAGGTGGATACCAGGAATCATTGAGTCAGTGACGGGACCAGTGTCATACAAGGTGATGTTGGGTGATGGGAGAATAGTGAGGAGACATGTGGATCAGATCCATGCTCACCACCAGAGACCAGGAAGTGgaaatgaaaaacaacaaactgTGTCAACTCAGCCCAACACAAATGATGAAGAATGGCTGGATACTGAGGAGGTTGCGCTCAGGGGTGACCAGTTGGAAGAGCCAGCAGCATCAGCAGTTGTAGGAAGTTCAGACCAAAGTGCTGTGGCAAACCAACCTCCAGTGAGGAGACTGGCAAAAAGGGAGACTAAGTTGCCCAGTTATCTTAAAGACTTCAAATTGAACTGA
- the LOC124488552 gene encoding uncharacterized protein LOC124488552, whose translation MVVANNALTIRQIRNTIINDQVTFPNILTVGQATVDRVLRRNALRMKQIYRVPFNRNSDRVKDLRHDNVQRVLELEAAEESNTFIYIDEAGFNLSKTRRRGRNIIGQRAIINVPGQRGGNITLCAAINHNGILHHHSIIGPYNTARLLIFLDTLHNTLIPPDQIVHAEQPRYVVIWDNVSFHRAALIHNWFTNHPRFLVLPLPPYSPFF comes from the exons ATGGTTGTGGCAAATAACGCATTAACCATAAGACAAATAAGGAATACAATAATCAATGACCAAGTCACATTCCCCAACATTCTCACAGTTGGCCAGGCTACAGTGGACCGTGTTCTGAGGCGGAACGCACTAAGAATGAAGCAGATATACAGAGTGCCGTTCAACAGAAACTCTGACAGAGTCAAAGATTTGCGCCATGACAATGTGCAA AGAGTTCTTGAGCTAGAGGCAGCTGAGGAGtcgaatacatttatttatattgatGAGGCTGGTTTCAACCTCTCCAAAACAAGGCGCAGGGGCAGAAACATCATTGGACAACGCGCCATTATCAATGTCCCTGGCCAGCGGGGAGGGAATATCACTCTGTGTGCTGCCATAAACCACAACGGCATCCTCCATCACCACTCAATCATTGGCCCCTACAACACTGCCCGTCTCCTCATATTCCTGGACACACTCCACAACACACTTATTCCACCCGACCAAATAGTCCATGCAGAGCAGCCCAGGTATGTTGTTATCTGGGACAATGTAAGTTTCCACCGGGCTGCTCTGATCCACAATTGGTTCACCAACCACCCACGGTTTTTGGTGCTTCCCCTCCCACCATACTCTCCATTTTTCTAA